A part of Microthrixaceae bacterium genomic DNA contains:
- a CDS encoding FKBP-type peptidyl-prolyl cis-trans isomerase, with product MTKPEVTIPDTPPPAELVIEDIEVGDGPEATAGQPVEVHYVGVAWSTREQFDASWDRGDSFGFRLGAGQVIAGWDQGVAGMKLGGRRRLTIPPHMGYGSAGAGGVIGPNETLVFVVDLLGVG from the coding sequence ATGACGAAGCCCGAGGTCACCATCCCAGACACACCGCCCCCCGCCGAACTGGTCATCGAAGACATCGAAGTCGGTGACGGGCCTGAGGCGACTGCTGGTCAGCCAGTCGAGGTCCACTACGTGGGGGTTGCTTGGTCAACCCGCGAGCAGTTCGACGCATCCTGGGACCGGGGTGACAGTTTCGGGTTCCGCTTGGGTGCTGGCCAGGTCATCGCCGGATGGGATCAGGGAGTTGCGGGCATGAAGCTGGGAGGCCGCCGCCGCCTGACCATCCCGCCGCACATGGGTTACGGCTCCGCTGGGGCCGGCGGGGTCATCGGCCCCAACGAGACCCTCGTGTTCGTGGTCGATCTGCTCGGGGTCGGCTGA
- a CDS encoding ATP phosphoribosyltransferase, whose product MLQLVLPKGSLEKATLELFTAADLTVNRSSTVDYKASIDDPRVDSVRILRPQEIPMYVAEGMFDLGITGRDWIEETSSDVVSLGELHYSKATSRPIRMVVAVAGDSPVQRVEDLPQGVRVSTEYPEVTRRFFESRGIEADIRLSYGATEAKIPDIVDCIVEITETGRALRAAGLREIDQILQSYTELVANPAAYADPDKAHAMHQIRTLLQGVLEARGKVLVKLNVGDGDLDAVIGLLPAMKAPTVSKLHGDGGYAVETVVLKREINVLIPALKDAGASDIIELPLAKIVH is encoded by the coding sequence GTGCTGCAACTGGTTCTCCCCAAAGGTTCGCTCGAAAAGGCCACCCTCGAGCTGTTCACCGCTGCTGATCTGACGGTGAACCGGTCATCTACCGTCGACTACAAGGCTTCCATCGACGACCCCAGGGTCGATTCGGTTCGAATCCTGCGGCCGCAAGAGATACCGATGTACGTGGCCGAAGGGATGTTCGACCTGGGCATCACCGGTCGGGACTGGATCGAGGAGACATCCAGCGACGTGGTGTCGCTGGGTGAGCTGCACTACTCCAAGGCCACGTCTCGCCCCATCCGCATGGTCGTCGCTGTGGCCGGGGATTCACCGGTGCAGCGCGTCGAGGACCTGCCCCAAGGCGTGAGGGTGTCCACGGAGTACCCCGAGGTCACCCGGCGGTTCTTCGAGAGCCGCGGTATCGAGGCCGACATCCGTCTCAGCTACGGCGCCACCGAGGCGAAGATCCCCGACATCGTCGACTGCATCGTCGAGATCACCGAGACCGGACGGGCCCTGCGGGCGGCCGGGTTGCGAGAGATCGACCAGATCCTTCAGTCCTACACCGAACTGGTGGCCAACCCGGCGGCCTACGCCGACCCTGACAAGGCCCACGCCATGCACCAGATCCGCACCCTGCTACAGGGCGTGCTCGAGGCACGGGGCAAGGTGCTGGTGAAGCTGAACGTCGGTGATGGTGACCTGGACGCGGTGATCGGTCTATTGCCAGCAATGAAGGCACCCACGGTGTCCAAGCTCCATGGTGATGGGGGATACGCAGTGGAGACGGTGGTCCTCAAACGGGAGATCAACGTGTTGATTCCGGCGCTGAAAGATGCGGGGGCATCCGACATCATCGAGCTTCCGCTCGCCAAGATCGTCCACTGA
- a CDS encoding cold shock domain-containing protein, with the protein MTIPSTVNLVRSGVVVDFDDHVGAGRLVDVDDEREWWFHCTRIADGSRHIETGASVGFRVTTGPTGLEATDVTSR; encoded by the coding sequence GTGACCATCCCCTCCACTGTCAACCTGGTTCGTTCTGGTGTCGTGGTGGACTTCGACGACCATGTTGGTGCGGGCCGTTTGGTCGACGTCGACGACGAGAGGGAGTGGTGGTTCCACTGCACCCGAATCGCGGACGGTTCGCGTCACATCGAAACGGGGGCCTCGGTCGGTTTCCGGGTGACCACAGGCCCCACCGGGCTGGAGGCCACCGACGTCACCTCTCGGTGA
- a CDS encoding translation initiation factor IF-3 has translation MCVRVDGCKGCFGAGCGCRLSRHPHRSFSGPARRGACRTISIDHASGRTYALEQERPAIATPTSNNEPRINERIRAREVRLVGPDGEQVGIKPFPEALNYARALDLDLVEVADKANPPVCRVMDYGKYKYEAAQKAKESRRKSTNVVIKEMKYRPKIGGGDFDTKTRKVAKFLGEGHKVKITIMFRGREMAHPELGKKILDKVAEEVAHTGRVEVYPKLDGPRNMIMVLAPDKKAQAAHADQLRKAQEATAPESTEPAAGTAPEPPQADAAAPATDETVATEAGAEA, from the coding sequence ATGTGCGTCCGGGTCGATGGCTGCAAAGGGTGCTTCGGTGCCGGCTGCGGATGTCGGCTTTCCCGGCATCCGCATCGTTCGTTTTCGGGCCCGGCTCGGCGCGGTGCATGTCGAACAATCTCAATCGACCATGCGTCAGGGAGGACCTACGCACTTGAACAAGAGCGACCGGCCATAGCTACGCCGACCAGCAACAACGAGCCCCGGATCAACGAACGCATCCGAGCCCGTGAGGTCCGACTCGTCGGACCGGACGGGGAACAGGTGGGGATCAAACCCTTCCCGGAGGCGCTCAACTACGCCCGGGCCCTCGACCTCGACCTCGTCGAGGTGGCCGACAAGGCCAACCCGCCCGTCTGCCGAGTCATGGACTACGGCAAGTACAAGTACGAGGCGGCCCAGAAGGCCAAGGAATCCCGGCGCAAGTCCACCAACGTGGTGATCAAGGAGATGAAGTACCGCCCCAAGATCGGTGGCGGTGACTTCGACACCAAGACCCGCAAGGTGGCCAAGTTCCTGGGCGAGGGACACAAGGTCAAGATCACGATCATGTTCCGTGGTCGTGAGATGGCCCACCCCGAACTGGGCAAGAAGATCCTGGACAAGGTGGCCGAAGAGGTCGCCCACACCGGCCGGGTCGAGGTGTACCCCAAGCTCGACGGTCCCCGAAACATGATCATGGTGCTGGCACCGGACAAGAAGGCTCAGGCCGCCCACGCCGATCAGCTCCGCAAGGCCCAAGAGGCCACCGCTCCGGAGTCGACCGAGCCAGCCGCCGGCACCGCCCCAGAACCGCCCCAGGCTGATGCCGCCGCCCCCGCCACCGACGAGACAGTCGCCACCGAGGCCGGCGCCGAGGCCTGA
- the rpmI gene encoding 50S ribosomal protein L35, whose protein sequence is MPKMKTHRGAAKRFKATGTGKLRRRRAFRNHILEKKPSTRTRRLKDEVTLVSGDEARIKRMLGK, encoded by the coding sequence ATGCCCAAGATGAAGACCCACCGCGGCGCTGCCAAGCGCTTCAAGGCCACCGGCACCGGCAAGCTCCGGCGCCGCCGCGCCTTCCGGAACCACATCCTGGAGAAGAAGCCGTCAACCCGTACCCGCCGCCTGAAGGACGAGGTCACCCTTGTCTCGGGCGACGAGGCCCGCATCAAGCGGATGCTCGGCAAGTAA
- the rplT gene encoding 50S ribosomal protein L20, with translation MARVKRAVHSKKHRRATLERAKGYYGNKSRSYRAANEQVMHSLQYAYRDRRARKGEFRKLWITRINAACRLNGVSYSRFINGLKLAGIEVDRKVLADLAVTDPGAFTALVQVSTEAQAAKAS, from the coding sequence ATGGCCAGGGTCAAGCGCGCCGTCCACTCCAAGAAGCACCGCCGCGCCACGCTCGAGCGCGCCAAGGGTTACTACGGCAACAAGAGCCGTTCGTACCGTGCCGCCAACGAGCAGGTGATGCACTCCCTGCAATACGCCTACCGGGACCGTCGTGCCCGCAAGGGTGAATTCCGCAAGCTGTGGATCACCCGCATCAATGCCGCCTGCCGCCTCAACGGAGTCAGCTACAGCCGTTTCATCAACGGCCTCAAGCTGGCCGGAATCGAGGTAGACCGCAAGGTCCTTGCCGATCTCGCTGTCACCGATCCCGGGGCTTTCACCGCCCTGGTGCAGGTGTCCACCGAGGCGCAGGCTGCCAAGGCATCCTGA
- a CDS encoding RNA methyltransferase, whose protein sequence is MRPLSARNPRVTRLNRLVRRREERVEQRAFVVEGPVLVRAALEAGAELIDVYVDDDAMQRPAVAALLDDLPAEVDPWLLPVGTLDRIGDATTSQGVLATVRLPRSRWPDPSHTDLVMVLVDVADPGNTGTLLRTATAAGAGAVVVVGGADPTSPKVVRSSAGAVFSIDVVTFDSPDLAIENLKTAGYVTVGTTVQGGENYDEADLSGSVAVVVGNEAHGLDSAVMASLDRLVTIPMAGPTESLNVAMAGTLVAFEVLRQRRRAV, encoded by the coding sequence GTGCGCCCGCTCTCGGCCCGAAATCCTCGCGTCACCCGGCTCAACCGCCTGGTGAGACGCCGGGAGGAACGGGTCGAGCAGCGGGCGTTCGTCGTCGAAGGACCCGTGCTGGTTCGAGCCGCTCTGGAAGCGGGTGCGGAACTGATCGACGTCTATGTGGACGACGACGCGATGCAACGCCCGGCGGTGGCGGCCCTGCTGGATGACCTGCCCGCCGAGGTCGACCCGTGGCTGCTGCCTGTGGGCACCCTGGACCGGATCGGCGATGCCACCACCTCCCAGGGCGTGCTGGCCACGGTTCGCCTGCCTCGATCGAGATGGCCCGACCCTTCTCACACCGATCTGGTGATGGTCCTGGTAGATGTGGCCGACCCCGGCAACACCGGTACGTTGCTCCGGACCGCCACGGCGGCCGGTGCAGGCGCAGTTGTCGTGGTCGGCGGCGCTGATCCCACCAGTCCGAAGGTGGTGCGGTCCTCGGCAGGAGCGGTGTTCTCGATCGACGTCGTCACGTTCGACTCGCCCGACTTGGCGATCGAGAATCTCAAGACGGCCGGTTACGTGACGGTTGGAACGACCGTCCAAGGGGGCGAGAACTATGACGAAGCCGACCTCTCGGGGTCGGTGGCCGTGGTCGTCGGCAACGAAGCCCACGGGCTGGATTCCGCCGTGATGGCATCCCTTGATCGGCTCGTGACCATTCCGATGGCGGGCCCCACAGAGTCCCTGAACGTGGCCATGGCAGGCACCCTGGTGGCCTTCGAAGTGCTCCGCCAGCGCCGGCGCGCCGTCTGA
- the pheS gene encoding phenylalanine--tRNA ligase subunit alpha → MIDDIRRIEADAVTRIEAAATLDDLGVLERELLGKTSELSGFKKLMGGLDHEAKREVGAALNAAREAMSAAASSRRSDLELVASRQQAEAERLDLSEVRAGRDAGHLHLVTQTIEELEDVFVGLGFMVAEGPEVEDDWHNFTALNFGEYHPARDMQDTFFVGLGGPREVVMRTHTSPVQIRVMEQQAPPIYSVMPGRVYRNEATDATHLAVFHQLECLVVDRGITFGHLAGTIDMFTKAYFGPGWTSRLRPSYFPFTEPSAEFDIQRPDWTWLELGGCGMVHPNVLSNCGIDPEEFSGFAFGFGLDRLAATRHGVTDLRELASTDIRFLEQF, encoded by the coding sequence ATGATCGACGACATCCGCCGCATCGAAGCCGATGCCGTCACCCGTATCGAGGCTGCCGCCACTCTGGATGACCTGGGGGTGCTCGAACGGGAGCTCCTAGGCAAGACATCGGAGCTCTCTGGCTTCAAAAAGCTCATGGGCGGACTCGACCACGAGGCCAAACGGGAGGTCGGTGCTGCGCTCAACGCGGCCCGCGAGGCGATGAGCGCGGCCGCTTCCTCTCGCCGGTCAGACCTGGAGCTGGTTGCATCCCGGCAACAGGCCGAGGCCGAACGTCTGGATCTGAGTGAGGTGAGGGCCGGGCGCGATGCCGGTCACCTCCACCTGGTCACCCAGACCATCGAGGAGCTCGAGGATGTCTTCGTGGGACTCGGCTTCATGGTGGCCGAAGGGCCCGAGGTCGAAGACGACTGGCACAACTTCACCGCTCTGAACTTCGGGGAGTACCACCCGGCACGAGACATGCAGGACACGTTCTTCGTGGGACTCGGCGGCCCTCGCGAAGTGGTGATGCGCACCCACACCTCACCGGTGCAGATCCGGGTGATGGAACAACAAGCTCCTCCGATCTACTCGGTGATGCCGGGTCGGGTGTACCGCAACGAAGCCACCGACGCCACCCACCTGGCCGTGTTCCACCAGCTCGAATGCCTGGTGGTGGACCGGGGGATCACCTTCGGACATCTGGCCGGAACCATCGACATGTTCACCAAGGCCTACTTCGGGCCGGGTTGGACTTCGCGTCTACGCCCGTCGTACTTCCCCTTCACCGAGCCATCGGCGGAGTTCGACATCCAACGGCCCGATTGGACATGGCTGGAACTGGGCGGCTGCGGCATGGTTCATCCCAACGTGTTGTCGAACTGCGGAATTGATCCCGAGGAGTTCTCGGGTTTCGCCTTCGGGTTCGGACTGGACCGTCTGGCTGCCACGAGGCACGGGGTCACCGACCTCCGCGAGCTGGCCAGCACCGACATTCGCTTCCTCGAGCAGTTCTGA
- a CDS encoding phenylalanine--tRNA ligase subunit beta → MKVLHSWLQQYLDSPVSPEAVAAAFDDLGTPIEEETRLGEGLTGIEVVQVLDLRPHPNADKIQLVDVDRGDGEPLQICCGASNMAIGDKLPLATLGTVMPGGLSIERRKLRGEWSNGMLCSAREMGLGDDHGGILILDPSLALGTPLAEALGIEPDILWELEINPNRPDAMSVVGLARDVAAKVGVGFVPPTPAAAVTEDGVEPVAWGASGGGGTSSAVGPDGTDITVHIADPAGCGRFVARVLTGVDPSATTPQWMQRRLTALGMRPISAMVDISNYVMLEMGQPNHPYDMAKVAERTLGVRRARDGESMVTLDDVSRTFTTDDLLIVDGADRAVGIAGIMGGADCEIGAGTTDVLVEMAWFDPTSVSRSSRRLGLRSEASARFEKGADPGVIAAAADRFCELAAEICGAVTEPVQVDVRGALPERPPVRVRTARVNAVLGTTLTSDRVAELLEPIGFSTVADGEDHLVTIPTWRFDSATEIDVIEEIGRHEGYRNIPNRELTEPRSGRLTPRQMERRALRRLMCGLGLAEAQPLPFLAPGQLAAAGLDPAGIELVNPLVAEESVLRTALLPGMVAAVAHNHARRQLGVGLWEIGHVFLPPPDGQVLPDEREHLAVALAGREAPDAVEVWQVLAEQLRLDSPTVANAEIPGLHPTRGGRCLVAGTAVGVVGEIDPAVLGRHDIGERVAYLEVDLDALATASRRSEAYRQISRFPSSDIDLAFEVPEEISAESVEATLRLGDDLVWSVRLFDVYRGAPVAEGRRSLAFGVRLQAVDRTLTDAEVAEVRSALIGQVEEKHQATLRG, encoded by the coding sequence ATGAAGGTCCTCCACTCCTGGTTGCAGCAGTACCTCGATTCTCCGGTGTCGCCGGAGGCCGTTGCCGCCGCGTTCGACGACCTGGGAACACCGATCGAGGAGGAGACCAGGCTGGGTGAGGGGCTGACCGGGATCGAGGTGGTTCAGGTCCTGGACCTGAGGCCGCACCCCAATGCCGACAAGATCCAGTTGGTCGACGTGGACCGGGGAGACGGCGAGCCCCTCCAGATCTGCTGCGGTGCCTCCAACATGGCGATCGGTGACAAGTTGCCTCTGGCCACCCTGGGGACGGTGATGCCCGGTGGGTTGTCGATCGAGCGCCGCAAGCTCCGGGGCGAATGGTCCAACGGCATGTTGTGCTCGGCCCGCGAGATGGGTCTGGGCGACGATCACGGCGGGATCTTGATACTCGACCCGTCATTGGCATTGGGAACACCCTTGGCCGAGGCGCTGGGGATCGAGCCCGACATCCTGTGGGAACTGGAGATCAACCCCAATCGGCCCGACGCCATGTCTGTGGTCGGACTGGCACGAGATGTGGCCGCCAAGGTGGGGGTCGGGTTCGTTCCACCCACTCCTGCGGCTGCCGTAACCGAAGACGGTGTCGAGCCGGTCGCGTGGGGCGCGTCGGGGGGTGGAGGAACGAGCTCCGCGGTGGGGCCCGACGGTACCGACATAACCGTGCACATCGCTGACCCTGCTGGCTGTGGCCGGTTCGTAGCCCGGGTCCTAACCGGGGTCGATCCTTCGGCCACCACCCCGCAGTGGATGCAGCGCCGCCTGACCGCCCTGGGCATGCGTCCCATCTCGGCCATGGTCGACATCTCCAACTACGTGATGTTGGAGATGGGTCAGCCCAACCACCCCTACGACATGGCCAAGGTGGCAGAGCGCACCCTCGGGGTGCGCCGGGCCCGCGACGGCGAGTCAATGGTGACCCTCGATGACGTCAGCCGAACCTTCACGACCGATGACCTGCTCATCGTCGACGGTGCTGACCGGGCCGTCGGGATCGCCGGGATCATGGGTGGGGCCGATTGCGAGATCGGAGCTGGAACCACCGACGTCTTGGTGGAGATGGCCTGGTTCGACCCGACGTCGGTCAGTCGGAGCTCTCGACGCCTGGGCCTCCGTTCGGAGGCGTCGGCACGCTTCGAGAAGGGTGCCGACCCCGGTGTAATCGCCGCCGCGGCCGACCGCTTCTGTGAGCTGGCCGCCGAGATCTGCGGGGCGGTCACCGAACCGGTGCAGGTTGACGTCCGGGGTGCGCTACCCGAGCGGCCCCCGGTGCGAGTTCGTACCGCCCGGGTCAATGCCGTGCTCGGAACCACCCTGACGTCTGACCGGGTGGCCGAACTGCTGGAGCCGATCGGGTTCTCTACCGTCGCCGACGGCGAGGACCATCTCGTCACCATTCCGACCTGGCGTTTCGATTCCGCCACCGAGATCGATGTGATCGAGGAGATCGGTCGCCACGAGGGCTATCGGAACATCCCCAACCGCGAGCTCACCGAGCCTCGCTCCGGGCGGCTGACCCCGCGTCAGATGGAGCGCCGGGCGCTGCGGCGTCTGATGTGCGGGCTGGGCTTGGCTGAAGCGCAGCCGCTCCCGTTCCTGGCCCCTGGACAGTTGGCCGCCGCCGGTCTCGACCCGGCCGGGATCGAACTGGTCAACCCGTTGGTGGCCGAGGAATCGGTGCTGCGCACCGCGCTGCTGCCCGGGATGGTTGCTGCGGTGGCCCACAACCACGCCCGACGTCAGCTCGGCGTCGGCCTGTGGGAGATCGGGCACGTCTTCCTGCCGCCACCTGACGGCCAGGTACTGCCCGACGAGCGTGAGCATCTCGCCGTGGCGCTGGCCGGACGGGAGGCTCCTGATGCGGTGGAGGTGTGGCAGGTCCTGGCCGAGCAGCTCCGTCTTGACAGCCCGACGGTGGCCAATGCCGAGATCCCCGGCCTTCATCCCACCCGCGGCGGCCGTTGTCTGGTGGCAGGCACTGCAGTTGGAGTGGTGGGCGAGATCGACCCCGCGGTCCTGGGTCGCCACGATATCGGTGAACGGGTGGCGTACCTGGAGGTCGACCTGGACGCGCTGGCGACGGCATCGCGTCGTAGCGAGGCGTACCGCCAGATCAGCCGCTTCCCATCCAGTGACATCGATCTGGCTTTCGAGGTGCCGGAGGAGATCTCGGCCGAGTCGGTGGAGGCGACCCTGCGCTTGGGTGATGACCTGGTGTGGTCGGTGAGGTTGTTCGACGTCTACCGGGGTGCGCCGGTCGCTGAGGGGCGACGGAGCCTGGCCTTCGGTGTACGGCTACAGGCCGTGGATCGGACCCTTACCGATGCTGAGGTGGCCGAGGTAAGGTCGGCTCTGATCGGCCAGGTGGAAGAGAAGCACCAGGCCACGCTTAGAGGTTGA
- a CDS encoding alpha/beta hydrolase yields the protein MPLERRVSWLVRVFNRADRRSSSASIATRRRQAAAVSRKGAVLVIPAGPVPAEQVDLEVPVRDGRIRVRIYRPHGPGPFPLYLFIHGGGWCTGTVEERDGRCRAISAGARCVVASVDYRLAPENAFPTPVEDCYSALAWLVDHTDRLDLDADRVAVGGESAGGNLAAALCLMSRDRGEPNIVHQWLDVPALDLTLSQPSFRDVPDGYLLDRSAIEEYLDCYLTDRSMATNPYASPLLANDLSGLPPAWIMSAEFDKLRDDGRAYAAALQAAGVAATYRMLSGHVHLTFAFTRIIPSAATYEQEAIASLAAAFTTSAAPQ from the coding sequence ATGCCCTTAGAACGCCGAGTGTCCTGGCTGGTCCGGGTCTTCAACAGAGCGGATCGCCGGTCGAGCAGTGCATCCATTGCCACTCGTCGTCGTCAGGCTGCGGCCGTATCGCGAAAGGGCGCGGTCCTGGTGATCCCTGCTGGGCCGGTACCCGCCGAACAGGTTGACCTCGAGGTGCCGGTACGAGACGGCCGGATCCGGGTTCGCATCTACCGACCCCATGGCCCAGGCCCGTTCCCGTTGTACCTGTTCATCCACGGGGGCGGGTGGTGCACCGGAACCGTCGAGGAACGCGATGGTCGGTGCCGGGCCATCTCGGCAGGGGCACGGTGTGTGGTGGCATCTGTCGACTATCGGCTGGCACCCGAGAATGCCTTTCCGACACCTGTCGAGGATTGCTACTCGGCCTTGGCCTGGCTGGTCGATCATACCGACCGCCTCGATCTCGATGCCGACCGGGTGGCGGTGGGAGGAGAGTCTGCCGGTGGCAACCTGGCCGCCGCCCTGTGTCTGATGAGCCGGGACCGCGGTGAGCCGAACATCGTCCATCAATGGCTGGATGTTCCGGCGTTGGACCTGACCTTGTCGCAGCCGTCGTTCCGTGATGTCCCCGACGGCTACCTCCTGGATCGCTCCGCCATCGAGGAGTACCTCGACTGCTACCTGACCGATCGGTCCATGGCCACCAACCCCTACGCCTCTCCCCTGTTGGCCAATGACCTCTCGGGGCTTCCGCCGGCCTGGATCATGAGCGCAGAGTTCGACAAGCTCCGAGATGACGGGCGGGCCTACGCCGCGGCCCTACAAGCCGCTGGAGTCGCGGCCACCTACCGGATGCTGTCCGGTCACGTGCACCTCACGTTTGCCTTCACCCGGATCATTCCCTCGGCCGCAACCTACGAGCAGGAGGCCATCGCCTCGTTGGCGGCTGCCTTCACAACATCAGCAGCGCCGCAGTGA
- a CDS encoding glycosyltransferase family 39 protein, producing MATLVAVASRYAAYPGGSANRDESVYQWQTELLAKRRLSMSDFGFGEILQPWLTGRHNGEIFSQYPPGWPLVMSVGRLVGWPELTLIIASIVAILGTYALALEITRERRVAGLSATLLVLSPIVAIHSGVFLTYLFASGVGAIFTTCVLAGVRLASRRWLLGTGACLGILILTRPFDAVLWAVAVLGYVVVTERRQLRELQRLAPTLIVATLPFVLGQLAFNNHLTGSPLSFPISVADPLDAFGFGERRMMPGIETTTYDLGIALESAVENLMFLPWFVLGGYIGAIAAVAAVVGNRRRRSTWLLVSLGVVFPVGYLGFWGTTVAATTSPLHGPIYYIPVYVPLCILMAQGLIIAFRRALPMAMILSVAALAMTIPMARQPLLENRQISETQKVWSDSLASIDRPALVVVSEADYLIYMNPNSANDATLSDDVIWATDADPSLLRFIQQHPDRTAYIQRAVAAGTGQHSGSPRPLYDLTVDPAELVTGPVLAISATYRAAAGSQLRGSLSIGGDVVATTTHLVATSENQAIFTWKLGAQAEGAATTIETVPNGGSRVELLIEPVRQHDKTGLPSVRYEFLLHRGPALTPLVPGSTAIPGSGVGRTPGWTTVGSVDGFEVLIQARSSR from the coding sequence ATGGCGACCCTGGTAGCTGTCGCATCCCGCTACGCCGCCTATCCCGGAGGCTCAGCCAACCGCGACGAGTCGGTGTACCAGTGGCAGACCGAACTGCTCGCCAAGCGCCGGCTGTCGATGAGCGACTTCGGCTTCGGCGAGATACTTCAGCCCTGGCTCACCGGACGCCACAACGGCGAGATCTTCTCCCAGTACCCGCCGGGCTGGCCGTTGGTGATGTCGGTGGGACGACTGGTCGGGTGGCCGGAACTCACCCTGATCATCGCATCCATCGTGGCGATCCTCGGGACCTATGCCCTTGCCCTGGAGATCACCCGTGAACGTCGAGTCGCCGGACTCAGCGCGACCCTGTTGGTGCTGTCACCGATCGTGGCCATCCACAGTGGAGTGTTCCTCACCTACCTTTTCGCCTCCGGTGTCGGCGCCATCTTCACCACCTGTGTGCTGGCCGGCGTGCGGCTGGCATCGCGCCGCTGGCTCCTCGGCACCGGAGCCTGCCTTGGGATCCTGATCCTGACCCGTCCGTTCGACGCCGTCCTTTGGGCGGTCGCTGTCCTCGGATACGTGGTGGTGACCGAACGGCGCCAGCTTCGAGAACTCCAACGCCTTGCACCGACCCTGATCGTCGCGACGTTGCCGTTCGTGTTGGGCCAACTCGCTTTCAACAACCACCTCACCGGAAGCCCGCTCAGTTTTCCGATCTCCGTGGCAGACCCACTCGACGCCTTCGGATTCGGTGAACGCCGGATGATGCCTGGAATCGAGACCACCACCTACGACCTGGGGATCGCCCTCGAATCGGCGGTCGAGAACCTGATGTTCCTACCCTGGTTTGTGCTCGGGGGATACATCGGAGCGATCGCAGCTGTCGCCGCCGTGGTGGGCAATCGACGGAGACGGTCGACATGGCTCCTGGTCTCGCTCGGGGTCGTGTTCCCCGTCGGTTACCTCGGATTCTGGGGAACCACCGTCGCGGCTACTACCAGCCCCCTCCACGGCCCGATCTACTACATACCAGTCTACGTCCCACTGTGCATACTCATGGCGCAAGGGCTCATCATCGCTTTCCGACGAGCGCTACCGATGGCCATGATCCTGTCGGTTGCCGCGCTGGCCATGACCATTCCTATGGCCCGACAGCCTCTACTGGAGAACCGTCAGATCAGCGAGACCCAGAAGGTGTGGTCTGACTCCCTGGCGAGCATCGACCGCCCCGCGCTGGTGGTCGTTTCCGAGGCGGACTACCTGATCTACATGAATCCCAACTCGGCCAACGACGCCACCCTCTCAGATGATGTCATCTGGGCGACCGACGCCGACCCGTCGCTCCTTCGCTTCATCCAACAGCACCCCGATCGGACCGCCTACATCCAACGGGCCGTGGCCGCCGGCACGGGTCAGCATTCCGGCTCACCGCGGCCGCTGTACGACCTGACCGTCGATCCCGCCGAGCTCGTCACCGGCCCGGTCTTGGCCATCTCCGCGACATACCGGGCTGCAGCCGGTAGCCAATTGCGAGGGTCGCTCTCAATCGGCGGTGATGTAGTTGCAACCACCACCCACCTGGTCGCGACATCAGAGAACCAGGCCATTTTCACTTGGAAGCTGGGGGCGCAGGCCGAGGGGGCGGCGACCACAATCGAGACGGTTCCCAACGGGGGATCTCGAGTTGAGCTACTGATCGAGCCCGTGCGCCAACATGACAAGACCGGTCTGCCCTCGGTCCGCTACGAGTTCCTGCTCCACCGCGGTCCGGCTCTCACTCCCCTGGTTCCGGGATCGACGGCGATCCCAGGATCAGGGGTGGGCCGAACTCCTGGATGGACCACCGTCGGTTCCGTTGATGGGTTCGAAGTCCTGATTCAGGCACGCTCCTCCCGATGA
- a CDS encoding carboxymuconolactone decarboxylase family protein, whose protein sequence is MTTEEARQRGKDQMRQVYGWDIEPDKPFEVATVDHLFGEVWAQGDLSVRDRRLVLIGMAAGSGLEDVAGLQMDAALKLGELDADDLRTLVVFLAHYAGWPRAARLNTEVEKIISRHEKTP, encoded by the coding sequence ATGACCACTGAGGAAGCACGCCAGCGCGGCAAGGACCAGATGCGCCAGGTGTACGGCTGGGACATCGAGCCCGACAAGCCGTTTGAAGTGGCCACGGTGGACCACCTGTTCGGTGAGGTATGGGCCCAAGGCGACCTGTCGGTGCGCGACCGCCGCCTAGTGCTGATCGGGATGGCAGCCGGCAGTGGCCTGGAGGACGTGGCCGGGCTCCAGATGGACGCCGCCCTGAAGCTAGGTGAGCTCGATGCCGACGACCTGCGGACACTGGTAGTCTTCCTGGCCCACTACGCCGGTTGGCCCCGGGCCGCGCGTCTGAACACCGAGGTGGAGAAGATCATCTCCCGCCACGAGAAGACCCCGTGA